A region from the Brassica napus cultivar Da-Ae chromosome C8, Da-Ae, whole genome shotgun sequence genome encodes:
- the LOC106444911 gene encoding peroxidase 34-like precursor has translation MHSSYSFSTSSTWTILITLACIMFRASLSDAQLTPTFYDTSCPNVTNIVRATIVNELRSDPRIAASILRLHFHDCFVNGCDASILLDNTTSFRTEKDAVGNANSARGFPVIDTMKAAVERACPRTVSCADMLTIAAQQSVTLAGGPSWRVPLGRRDSLQAFFSLSNDNLPSPFFTLPELKASFGKVGLDRPSDLVALSGGHTFGKNQCQFIIGRLYNFSNTGLPDPTLNTTYLQTLRGLCPLNGNRSALVDFDLRTPTVFDNKYYVNLKEQKGLIQTDQELFSSPNATDTIPLVREYADGTQKFFDAFVEAMNRMGSITPLTGTQGEIRLNCRVVNSNSLLQDVVELVDFVSSI, from the exons ATGCATTCCTCTtattctttttctacttcttcgACTTGGACAATCTTAATCACATTGGCATGTATTATGTTTCGTGCGTCTCTGTCCGATGCTCAACTTACACCTACCTTTTACGACACTTCATGTCCTAATGTTACTAACATCGTACGTGCCACCATTGTCAACGAGCTAAGATCGGACCCTCGTATCGCCGCGAGCATCCTTCGTCTTCACTTCCACGACTGCTTTGTCAAT GGTTGTGACGCATCGATCTTGTTAGACAACACGACATCGTTCCGAACAGAGAAAGATGCAGTCGGAAACGCAAACTCGGCTAGAGGATTTCCTGTGATTGATACAATGAAAGCCGCGGTGGAGAGGGCTTGCCCAAGAACCGTTTCATGCGCAGATATGCTCACCATCGCTGCTCAACAATCTGTCACGTTG GCAGGAGGTCCTTCTTGGAGAGTTCCTTTGGGGAGAAGAGACAGCTTGCAAGCATTTTTCAGTCTATCTAATGATAATCTTCCTTCTCCATTCTTCACACTTCCAGAACTTAAAGCTAGCTTTGGAAAAGTTGGCCTCGACCGTCCTTCTgatcttgttgctctctctG GGGGTCACACATTTGGTAAAAATCAATGCCAGTTCATTATAGGCAGACTATACAATTTCAGCAACACCGGTTTACCTGATCCTACCCTCAATACTACTTACCTCCAAACTCTTCGTGGACTATGCCCCCTTAATGGTAACCGGAGTGCCTTGGTGGATTTTGATCTGCGTACCCCTACGGTTTTCGACAACAAATACTATGTGAATCTCAAAGAACAGAAAGGTCTTATCCAGACTGACCAAGAGTTGTTCTCTAGCCCCAATGCCACAGACACAATCCCCTTGGTGAGAGAATATGCTGATGGCACACAAAAATTCTTCGATGCGTTTGTGGAGGCCATGAATAGGATGGGCAGCATTACACCTCTTACGGGAACTCAAGGAGAGATCAGATTGAATTGTAGGGTGGTGAACTCCAACTCTCTACTCCAAGATGTGGTTGAACTCGTTGATTTCGTTAGCTCTATATGA
- the LOC106400679 gene encoding uncharacterized protein At3g49140-like: MIESVMAVRLSTGFSSPAALLQYRPAPSTEEGVSCFHYASRRVFQPQRLNNTASWSGYLKHNSDYLTKKHPRKNRTQATAEYVDSASDPEKQTGKSRYHPSEDIRASLPQNAGDSRLSPAETTRTIIEVNNKGTLMLTGSTGDGVLENILWPDIPYITDQNGNLYFQVKEDEDVMQSVTSENNYVQVIVGFDTMEMIKEMELMGLSDSDFDTEDDESGGEDDSEEDGDEGEDDAEEWVAVLEDEDEDESDDDDDYDDDDEDDDESLGDWAKLETMRSCHPMFFAKRMSEVAANDPVDWMDQPSAGLAIQGLLSHILVEDYSDIQQKLADIKSTSTKGDKNAENLEEKLEDTNKADGDDESEKTRKVVAFYKLEMIRIQLITAQGDQTEVEVEDVRKAQPDVIANGSAGIISRLEESGDKLAEALRSLCWRYYGIQAEEVKMIGLDSLGFDLRLCAGAKIESLRFAFSTRATSEEDAEEQIKELLFPTTNQSKPLEEPKGTSQTESS; the protein is encoded by the exons ATGATTGAGTCGGTCATGGCCGTCCGTCTCTCCACCGGATTCTCCTCTCCGGCGGCGTTACTCC AGTATCGTCCGGCACCGAGCACGGAGGAGGGAGTGAGCTGCTTCCATTACGCGTCCCGCCGCGTTTTTCAGCCTCAACGTCTCAACAATACTGCTTCTTG GAGTGGATATCTGAAGCACAACAGTGACTATTTAACAAAGAAACACCCTAGGAAGAATCGAACTCAAGCCACAGCCGAGTATGTAGATTCAGCTTCTGACCCAGAAAAGCAAACTGGCAAGTCGAGGTATCATCCTTCAGAAGATATTAGAGCCTCTCTGCCACAGAATGCTGGAGATTCCAGGCTTTCCCCTGCAGAAACTACTAGAACCATCATTGAG GTGAACAATAAAGGAACCTTGATGCTTACTGGTTCAACTGGTGATGGAGTTCTTGAGAATATTCTCTGGCCTGATATTCCTTATATTACAGATCAGAATGGAA ATTTATACTTTCAAGTTAAGGAAGATGAGGACGTCATGCAGTCTGTTACCTCTGAAAACAACTATGTG CAAGTAATAGTAGGCTTTGATACGATGGAGATGATCAAGGAAATGGAGCTGATGGGTCTATCTGATAGTGACTTTGACACCGAAGACGATGAAAGTGGAGGAGAAGATGACAGTGAGGAAGATGGGgatgaaggagaagatgatGCGGAG GAATGGGTTGCAGTTCTagaggatgaagatgaagacgaaagtgatgatgatgatgactatgatgatgatgatgaagatgacgaTGAATCGCTTGGTGACTGGGCAAAATTGGAAACAATGAGGAGCTGTCATCCCATGTTTTTCGCAAAGAGAATGTCTGAG GTTGCTGCAAATGATCCTGTAGATTGGATGGATCAGCCGTCTGCTGGCCTTGCCATCCAGGGACTGTTGAGTCATATCTTAGTGGAAGATTATTCAGATATCCAACAGAAACTTGCTGACATAAAATCTACAAGTACCAAGGGAGACAAGAATGCTGAAAACTTAGAGGAGAAGCTTGAAGACACTAATAAGGCAGATGGTGATGATGAATCTGAGAAGACGAGAAAAGTGGTGGCGTTTTACAAGCTGGAGATGATAAGAATTCAGCTTATTACAGCACAAGGGGATCAG ACTGAAGTTGAAGTGGAAGATGTCAGAAAAGCACAACCTGATGTTATTGCTAATGGATCAGCTGGAATCATAAGCCGTTTAGAAGAGTCTGGTGATAAACTAGCTGAAGCCCTTAGGTCTTTGTGCTGGAGATACTACGGTATTCAAGCAGAG GAAGTGAAGATGATAGGGTTAGATTCCCTTGGTTTTGACCTGAGGCTTTGCGCAGGAGCAAAGATTGAGTCATTGCGGTTTGCATTCTCGACAAGA GCAACATCAGAAGAGGACGCAGAGGAACAAATAAAAGAACTATTATTCCCGACAACAAACCAGTCGAAGCCACTGGAAGAACCCAAGGGAACAAGTCAGACGGAGTCTTCTTAA
- the LOC106399880 gene encoding probable polygalacturonase: MKMIQTSLCILVVLTVSGFPMMESRVESKKGIEYMAMQCRKHKAVLTDFGAVGDGKTSNTKAFRDAIAKLTPQAADGGVQLIVPPGNWLTGSFNLTSHFTLFIQQGATILASQVESEYPMIPRLPSYGDARFASLIYGTNLTDVVITGNKGTINGQGKSWWLKYRSGGFNLISRPLLIEILYSENIQISDINLVDSPMWNIHPVYCKNVIIKNIKIDAPIDSPNTDGINPDSCTNTLIEDCSVTSGDDCIAVKSGIDQYGIATSIPTQQLSIRRLTCVSPDSAGIAIGSEMSGGIKDVRIEDVTLINTQSAIRIKTAIGRGGYVKDIFARRFTMKNMKYVFWITGSYKLHPIGFDPNALPEIRNINYRDMTADNVTISAKLEGIKKDPFTGICMSNVTMALSPTTKKLQWNCTDVAGVTSRVKPEPCSLLPSKGPAMDCHFPTDKIPIESVVLNKCTA; this comes from the exons ATGAAGATGATTCAGACAAGTTTGTGTATACTAGTGGTATTAACAGTATCCGGTTTCCCGATGATGGAATCACGCGTTGAAAGCAAGAAAGGTATAGAGTACATGGCGATGCAATGTCGGAAACACAAAGCAGTTTTGACAGATTTTGGAGCTGTTGGTGATGGGAAAACCTCCAACACAAAAGCGTTTAGAGATGCCATCGCCAAGCTTACGCCGCAGGCAGCTGACGGTGGTGTACAACTCATTGTTCCGCCGGGGAACTGGCTCACCGGAAGTTTCAACCTTACAAGCCATTTTACTTTGTTTATCCAACAAGGTGCAActattcttgcttctcag GTTGAATCTGAATATCCTATGATTCCACGTTTGCCGTCATATGGTGATGCAAGGTTTGCTAGTTTAATCTACGGAACTAACCTAACAGATGTTGTTATCACCG GTAACAAAGGAACGATCAATGGACAAGGGAAGTCATGGTGGTTAAAGTATCGAAGTGGTGGTTTCAATTTGATATCAAGACCTTTGTTGATCGAAATCCTCTACTCTGAAAACATACAAATCTCAGATATCAATTTAGTCGATTCTCCCATGTGGAACATTCATCCTGTGTATTGCAAGAACGTCatcatcaaaaatattaaaatcgaTGCTCCTATCGATTCTCCTAACACTGATGGAATCAATCCAG ATTCTTGCACCAACACATTAATAGAAGACTGTTCCGTTACTTCCGGTGACGACTGCATCGCTGTCAAAAGCGGTATCGACCAATATGGAATCGCGACCTCAATCCCAACACAACAGCTCTCCATCCGACGTCTCACTTGCGTTTCACCCGACAGCGCAGGCATAGCCATAGGAAGCGAAATGTCTGGAGGAATCAAAGACGTTAGAATCGAAGACGTGACGCTGATCAACACACAATCAGCGATCAGAATCAAAACCGCCATAGGACGTGGAGGTTACGTCAAAGACATTTTCGCTAGGAGGTTCACGATGAAGAATATGAAGTACGTGTTCTGGATAACCGGTTCGTATAAACTTCATCCCATAGGCTTCGATCCTAATGCGTTGCCAGAGATTAGAAATATCAACTACCGTGACATGACGGCTGACAACGTTACGATCTCTGCTAAGTTAGAAGGGATTAAGAAGGATCCTTTTACGGGGATATGTATGTCGAATGTGACTATGGCTTTGTCTCCCACCACGAAGAAGCTGCAGTGGAACTGTACTGATGTGGCCGGAGTTACGAGCAGGGTTAAGCCGGAGCCGTGCAGTTTGTTACCGAGTAAGGGACCTGCGATGGACTGTCATTTTCCGACGGATAAGATCCCTATTGAGAGTGTTGTGTTGAACAAATGTACTGCTTAG
- the LOC106397067 gene encoding pentatricopeptide repeat-containing protein At3g49170, chloroplastic codes for MGTMAMISFSLPSPAKLPITSPPSVPNRINIADRLILRHLNAGDLRGAISSLDLMARDGIRPTDSATFSTLLKSCIRARDFRLGKLVHSRLAESDIEPDSVLYNSLISLYSKSGDLARAEDVFETMGRIGKRDNVSWSAMMACYGNNGKELDAIKLFVGFLELGLVPNDYCYTAVIRACSNPENVAVGRVILGFLMKTGYFESDVCVGCSLIDMFVKGENNLENAYKVFDQMSELNVVTWTLMITRCMQMGFPNEAVRLFLEMVLSGFEADKFTLSSVFSACAELENLSLGKQLHSWAIRSGMADDVGCSLVDMYAKCSMDGSLDDCRKVFDRMEDHSVMSWTALITGYMQSGDLDTEAIKLFCEMLDQGRVQPNHFTFSSAFKACGNLSDPRLGKQVLGHAFKRGLASNNSVANSVISMFVKSDMMEDARRAFESLSEKNLVSYNTFLDGACRSLDFEEAFELFHEIAEREFGVSAFTFASLLSGVASVGSIRKGEQIHSQVVKLGLSCNQPVCNALISMYSKCGSIDTASRVFNLMEDRNVISWTSMITGFAKHGFAKRVLETFNQMMEAVVKPNEVTYVAILSACSHVGLVAEGWRHFKSMYEDHKIKPKMEHYACMVDLLCRSGLLTDAFEFINTMPFQADVLVWRTFLGACRVHSNTELGEIASRKILELDPNEPAAYIQLSNIYASTGKWEESAEMRKKMKERNLVKEGGCSWIEVGDKVHKFYVGDTSHPNTHHIYNELDRLIREIKRCGYVPDTDLVLHKLEEEDDVVEKERLLFQHSEKIAVAFGLISTSKSRPVRVFKNLRVCGDCHNAMKYITVVSGREIVLRDLNRFHHFKDGKCSCNDYW; via the exons ATGGGAACGATGGCGATGATAAGCTTCTCGCTTCCATCTCCCGCCAAACTCCCGATTACATCTCCACCGTCCGTTCCAAACCGTATCAACATCGCCGACCGTTTGATCCTCCGCCACCTCAATGCCGGAGATCTCCGAGGAGCGATCTCTTCTCTCGATCTCATGGCTCGCGACGGGATCCGCCCCACAGACTCCGCCACTTTCTCCACCCTCCTCAAGTCTTGTATCCGAGCACGCGACTTTCGACTCGGGAAACTCGTTCACTCCCGGTTAGCTGAGTCCGATATCGAGCCTGACTCGGTTCTCTACAACTCACTCATCAGCTTGTACTCCAAATCCGGCGACTTGGCGCGAGCAGAGGATGTGTTCGAGACCATGGGTAGAATCGGTAAGCGAGACAATGTTTCGTGGAGTGCGATGATGGCTTGTTACGGTAACAATGGGAAGGAACTCGACGCGATTAAGCTTTTCGTTGGGTTTCTGGAATTGGGTTTAGTGCCGAACGATTATTGTTACACGGCGGTGATCAGAGCTTGCTCGAATCCGGAGAATGTTGCCGTCGGGAGAGTGATTCTAGGGTTTTTGATGAAGACTGGGTACTTTGAATCAGATGTATGTGTGGGTTGTTCTTTGATTGATATGTTTGTGAAAGGAGAGAATAATCTCGAGAATGCGTATAAGGTGTTCGATCAAATGTCTGAGCTAAATGTTGTTACTTGGACATTGATGATTACTAGGTGTATGCAAATGGGCTTCCCTAATGAAGCGGTTAGGTTGTTTTTGGAGATGGTTTTAAGCGGATTTGAAGCTGATAAGTTCACGCTTAGCTCTGTTTTCTCTGCGTGTGCTGAGTTGGAGAATCTGTCCTTGGGAAAGCAGTTGCATTCTTGGGCGATTAGGTCGGGGATGGCGGATGATGTTGGGTGTAGTTTAGTTGACATGTATGCGAAATGTTCTATGGATGGTTCGTTAGATGATTGCAGGAAGGTGTTTGATAGAATGGAGGATCATAGTGTGATGTCGTGGACGGCATTGATCACTGGTTATATGCAAAGCGGTGATCTAGATACAGAGGCTATTAAGCTCTTTTGCGAAATGTTGGATCAAGGTCGTGTCCAGCCAAATCATTTCACTTTCTCTAGTGCGTTTAAGGCGTGCGGGAATCTTTCGGATCCACGGTTGGGTAAACAGGTTCTTGGTCATGCGTTTAAAAGAGGGCTTGCTTCGAATAACTCTGTTGCGAACTCGGTTATCAGCATGTTTGTTAAATCTGATATGATGGAAGACGCCCGGAGAGCTTTTGAATCGCTTTCTGAGAAGAACTTGGTCTCGTATAACACATTTCTTGACGGAGCCTGCAGGAGCTTGGATTTTGAGGAAGCTTTTGAGCTTTTCCATGAGATCGCTGAGAGAGAGTTTGGTGTTAGCGCTTTCACTTTTGCTAGCTTGTTGAGTGGAGTTGCAAGTGTTGGTTCGATAAGAAAAGGGGAGCAAATTCATTCCCAGGTGGTTAAACTCGGGCTCTCCTGCAATCAACCTGTCTGCAACGCTTTGATCTCTATGTATTCCAAATGTGGAAGCATTGACACAGCTTCACGAGTCTTCAATCTAATGGAAGATCGTAATGTCATCTCCTGGACTTCAATGATCACAGGTTTTGCGAAACATGGATTCGCTAAAAGGGTACTGGAAACATTCAACCAAATGATGGAGGCAGTGGTGAAGCCTAATGAGGTCACTTACGTTGCAATCTTGTCTGCATGCAGCCACGTTGGTTTGGTCGCCGAAGGATGGAGACATTTCAAATCAATGTATGAAGACCACAAGATCAAACCTAAAATGGAGCATTATGCTTGTATGGTTGATCTTCTATGTCGATCCGGGCTTCTCACTGACGCATTTGAGTTCATTAACACAATGCCCTTTCAGGCTGATGTTCTCGTGTGGCGTACGTTTCTTGGAGCGTGCAGAGTTCACAGTAACACAGAGCTTGGGGAGATTGCTTCAAGAAAGATCCTAGAACTCGACCCAAATGAGCCTGCGGCTTATATACAGCTCTCAAACATATACGCTAGTACAG GGAAATGGGAAGAATCTGCagagatgaggaagaagatgaaagagagaAACTTGGTTAAAGAAGGAGGTTGCAGTTGGATAGAGGTGGGAGATAAGGTTCATAAATTCTACGTAGGCGATACATCTCACCCGAATactcatcatatatataatgaacTGGACCGATTGATCAGAGAGATTAAACGTTGTGGATATGTTCCGGATACGGATCTTGTTCTTCACAAGCTAGAGGAGGAAGATGATGTAGTAGAGAAGGAGAGGTTATTGTTTCAGCACAGCGAGAAAATTGCGGTTGCATTTGGGCTTATAAGCACGAGTAAGTCGAGACCGGTTAGAGTGTTCAAGAACTTACGAGTATGCGGAGATTGCCATAACGCAATGAAGTATATAACAGTGGTCTCTGGTAGAGAGATTGTGTTGAGAGATTTGAATCGTTTTCATCATTTTAAAGATGGAAAATGTTCTTGTAATGACTATTGGTGA